One Synechocystis sp. LKSZ1 genomic window, CCGTCCTGGGGAGCCACCGACGGTGAGTGGCGGTCAACAGTTGCTCGATTCCCGCTTTTTCGACCCGAAACGCTACGATTTGGGCCGGGTCGGACGCTACAAAATCAATAAAAAACTGCGACTGAATGAACCGGATACGACCCGGGTGCTGACTCCCAAAGATATTTTGGCGGCGATTGACTATCTGATCAACCTGGAATTCGACATTGGGAGTACCGATGACATTGACCACCTTGGCAACCGTCGGGTGCGTTCCGTCGGAGAACTACTCCAGAACCAGATTCGCGTGGGTCTCAATCGTCTGGAACGGATTATTCGGGAGCGGATGACCGTTAGTGAGTCCGACATGCTCACCCCGGCGGCTCTGGTGAATCCCAAGCCCTTGGTGGCAGCCATCAAGGAATTTTTTGGTTCATCCCAGCTTTCCCAGTTTATGGATCAGACCAACCCCCTGGCAGAGTTGACCCACAAACGACGGATTTCGGCCCTCGGCCCTGGGGGACTAACCCGAGAACGGGCGGGTTTTGCGGTGCGGGATATTCACCCCTCCCACCACGGTCGCATTTGTCCGGTGGAGACGCCAGAGGGCCCCAATGCCGGTCTGATTGGTTCCTTGGCGACCTGTGCGCGGGTCAATGCCTACGGCTTTATTGAAACCCCCTACTACCGCGTAGAGAATGGCCGAGTCCGCCGGGATCTCGCACCGGTTTACCTCACCGCCGACGAAGAAGACGATATGCGGGTCGCTCCAGGGGATATTTCCACGGATCTAGAGGGGACGATTCTCGGGGAAAGTGTGCCCATTCGTTACCGCCAGGAATTTTCCACCACCACCCCCGAGCAGGTGGATTATGTGGCCGTCTCTCCTGTCCAAATTGTCTCGGTAGCGACCTCCCTGATTCCCTTCCTGGAACACGACGACGCGAACCGGGCTCTGATGGGGTCTAACATGCAACGGCAGGCGGTTCCCCTCCTGCGACCGGAGCGCCCTCTGGTGGGGACTGGACTGGAAGCTCAGGCCGCTCGGGATTCGGGGATGGTGATTGTCTCCCGAACCCATGGCGTGGTGACCTACGTTGATGCGACGGAAATCCGCGTCCAATCCCGCGATCCCAACAACCCTGATGTCGTGGGGTCGCTCCAAACCTACTATTTGCAAAAATACCAGCGCTCAAACCAGGACACCTGTCTCAATCAGCGTCCGTTAGTTTACGTCGGTGAAGATGTCGTGCCGGGTCAGATTTTGGCCGATGGTTCCGCTACTGAAGGAGGAGAATTGGCCCTGGGCCAGAATATTCTGGTAGCCTATATGCCCTGGGAAGGCTACAACTACGAAGATGCCATCCTGATTAGCGAACGTCTGGTCTATGACGACATTTATACCAGTATCCACGTTGAAAAATTTGAAATCGAGGCCCGACAAACCAAACTCGGCCCGGAGGAAATCACCCGCGAAATTCCCAACGTTGGGGAAGATTCTCTGCGCAATTTAGATGAACAGGGGATTATCCGCACCGGGGCCTGGGTGGAATCGGGGGATATTCTCGTGGGGAAAGTCACGCCGAAAGGCGAAGCGGATCAGCCCCCCGAAGAAAAACTTTTGCGGGCCATCTTTGGGGAAAAAGCTCGGGATGTGCGGGATAACTCTCTGCGGGTTCCCAACGGTGAAAAGGGCCGGGTCGTGGATGTACGGGTCTTTACCCGAGAAAAAGGTGATGAACTGCCCCCCGGTGCCAATATGGTCGTGCGGGTTTATGTGGCCCAGAAACGCAAAATCCAGGTAGGAGACAAAATGGCTGGTCGCCACGGCAACAAAGGGATTATTTCCCGCATTTTGCCCATCGAAAGTATGCCCTACCTGCCCGATGGCCGGCCGGTGGATATTGTCCTCAACCCGCTGGGGGTACCCTCCCGTATGAACGTGGGCCAGGTCTTTGAATGCCTCCTGGGCTGGGCCGGCGAAAACCTGGGCGTTCGTTTTAAAATTACCCCCTTTGATGAAATGTACGGGGCTGAAGCTTCCCGAGAAACCGTCCATGGTCTGCTGGGGGATGCCTCCCAAAAACCTGGCAAAAACTGGGTCTTCGATCCCGACAATGCTGGCAAAATTACGGTCTACGATGGCCGCACCGGAGAACCCTTTGACCGTCCAGTCACTGTCGGCCAGGCCTACATGCTGAAACTGGTTCACCTCGTAGATGATAAGATCCATGCTCGTTCCACTGGCCCTTACTCCTTGGTTACCCAGCAACCCTTGGGTGGAAAAGCCCAGCAAGGCGGTCAGCGCTTTGGAGAAATGGAAGTATGGGCCCTGGAGGCCTACGGCGCGGCCTACATTCTCCAGGAATTGCTAACGGTGAAGTCCGACGATATGCAAGGGCGGAATGAGGCCCTCAATGCCATCGTCAAAGGCAAACCGATTCCCCGGCCCGGAACGCCAGAATCCTTCAAGGTGTTGATGCGAGAACTTCAATCTCTGGGCCTGGATATTGCCGTCCATAAAGTAGAACTGTCCGAGGATGGCAGTAGCCGCGATGTGGAGGTTGACCTGATGATCGACACCCAACGCCGGGCCCCCAGTCGTCCCACCTACGAATCCTTAAATACCGACGATTTAGAAGAAGAAGAGGTCTAGCCGTTCTCCAGGGCTTCCCCTCCCCAACACCAAAGGAGGAGAAACATCTTAACGATTCTCCTACCTTTGAATGGCCGCTCAGGCCCCCGCCGCTCTCAAGTCCTATCCCCCTCAATTGCCATGACCTTTTATAACTACACTATCGACAAAGGCCGCCTCAAAAAACTGATTGCCGCCGCATTTCGTCGTCACGGCTCTGCCCGCTGTTCTCAACTGGCCGATGATCTCAAGGGCCTGGGCTTTAAGTTTGCTACCAAGGCGGGGGTTTCCATTAGCGTCGAGGACTTGAGTATTCCTCCGGTGAAAAAGGAAATGCTCAAAAGCGCCGAAGAAGAAATTCGCACCACTGAAGCCCGCTATGCTCGGGGCGAAATCACGGAGGTAGAGCGTTTCCAGAAAGTGATTGACACCTGGAACAGTACCTCTGAAGGTCTGAAGGACGAAGTGATCCGCAACTTCCGGGCCACTGACCCCCTCAACTCCGTCTACATGATGGCCTTTTCCGGCGCACGGGGAAACATGAGCCAGGTTCGTCAGTTGGTGGGGATGCGGGGCCTGATGGCCGATCCCCAGGGGGAAATCATTGACTTGCCCATTAAAACCAACTTCCGAGAAGGACTCACCGTTACTGAGTACATTATTTCTTCCTATGGAGCACGGAAGGGCCTGGTCGATACGGCCCTGCGGACAGCGGACTCAGGCTATCTGACCCGTCGTTTGGTGGATGTTTCCCAGGATGTGATTGTGCGGGAAGTGGATTGTGGTACGGAGCGGAGCGTCCGCGTCACGGCCATGATTGATGGGGATCAGGTCAAAATTCACCTCGGTGACCGCTTGGTGGGTCGACTACTGGCTAAAGATGTGGTCGATAAAGATGGTCAAGTCATTGCGGAACGCAACCAAGAAATTGATGAAGACCTAGCCAAAAAAATTAGCCAGTCGGTAGAAGAAGTCTTCGTGCGATCGCCCCTGACCTGTGAAGCGGCCCGTTCGGTTTGTCAATCTTGCTATGGCTGGAGTTTGGCCCACGGTCATAAAGTGGATCTTGGGGAGGCCGTGGGGATTATCGCGGCCCAATCCATTGGGGAGCCCGGTACCCAGCTCACCATGCGGACGTTCCACACCGGCGGGGTTTTCACCGGAGAAGTGGCTCGCCAGGAAAAGGCCCCGGAGGATGGCACAGTCAAGTGGGGTAAAGGCCTGAGCACTCGTAAGGTTCGGACTCGCCATGGTGAAGATGCGGAACAGGTGGAAGTCGCCGGAGATTTGATCTGGAAAGGCGAAGGGAAAAAGGCCAATACCCAGACCTACTCCCTCACCCCTGGTTCCCTTATTTTTGTGCAGGATGGTGAAAAGGTAAAAGCGGGGCAACTATTGACAGAAATTTCCCTATCCAAGGCCCAACGTTCTACGGAACGAGCCACCAAGGATGTGGCCAGTGACTTAGCCGGGGAAGTCTTGTTTGACCGCCTCGTTCCCGAAGAAAAAACGGATCGCCAAGGCAATACTACCCGGATTGCTCAACGGGGGGGCCTGGTTTGGATTTTATCTGGAGAAGTCTATAACCTCCCGCCAGGGGCGGAGCCGGTCGTTAAAAACGGTGACCAGGTTAAGGCCGGCAGTGTGCTAGCGGAAACCCGTTTAGTGTCCACCAGTGGTGGGGTGGTGCGTCATCAAGAAGATAGTCGAGAAATTGAAATTATTACAGCCTCGGTACTGTTAGACCAGGCCCAGGTCAAGCTGGAAAGTAGCGGGGGGCGGGAACAATACGTCATTTACACTGCCGATGGCCAGCGCTTCTTGCTGAAGGCTGCACCGGGGACAAAAGTCCAAAACCATGCCATTGTCGCCGAACTGATTGACGAACGTTACCGGACGACCACTGGGGGACTGATTCGTTATGCCGGTGTCGAAGTGGCCAAGGGGGGCCGGAAACAAGGCTACGAAGTCACCAAGGGCGGTACCCTACTCTGGATTCCCGAAGAAACCCACGAAATCAACAAGGATATTTCCCTCTTGATTGTCGAAGATGGCCAGTACGTCGAAGCTGGAACGGAAGTGGTCAAGGATATCTTCTGCCAGTCCAGCGGGATCGTAGAAGTCATCCAGAAAAATGACATCCTGCGGGAAATTATCATCAAGCCTGGCGAATACCATTTGGATGTTGACCCCGACCAAGTCAAACTGGAGTCGGGCCAGTTAATTCAGCCAGGAACAGAAATCCTACCCGGCATTGTGGTAGCAGAATTGCGTCAGGTAGAGTGGGTGGAAAGCACCGAGGGCCTGGGCCTGCTCTTGCGTCCGGTTGAAGAGTATAAAGTTTATGATGAGCCAGCAGCCCCATCCCAAGGTTCCCAAAATTCCGATGGCGGTCGCCAGATAGAACTCCGCTCGGTGCAACGACTTTTCTACAAAGATGGCGACCGAGTCAAGTCCGTTGAAGGCTCTCAGCTGCTCAGCACCCAGCTGGTCTTGGAAATTTCTGGAGATGACCTGGAAATTGCCCACCTGGCGGCAGACATTGAACTTCAAGATGACGAAGACGAAGAATGTAAACGTCTGCAGTTGGTGATTCTCGAATCGTTGGTGTTGCGCCGCGACCAGGAAAATGACCCCCACAGTGGCTCTACTCAGACTCGCCTGTTAGTCAAGGATGGGGATGAAATTCCTGCTGGTGCTGTTGTGGCTCGCACGGAAATTCAATGTAAAGACGCGGGCATTATTCGCGGTATTCGTAGTGGCATTGAATCGATCCGTCGGGTGCTGGTGGTAAGGGCCGTTGACCAGATGACCCTAACGCTCCCGGAAGCCCCCACACTGAAAGAGGGCCAGCTACTGGTGGCCGGAAAAGAAATCACCAGCGGCGTTCAACTGCCCGAATCCGGTCAAGTGATTGCGATCCAGTCCCAGGGCGACCAACATCAGGTTACCCTCCGTCTTGCTCGTCCCTACCGTGTCTCCTCTGGCGCCGTTCTCCACATTGACGATGGCGATCTGGTACAACGGGGTGATAACCTCGTTCTGCTGGTCTTTGAACGGGCCAAAACCGGGGATATTATCCAGGGTCTGCCCCGGATTGAGGAACTGCTAGAAGCCCGTAAACCCAAAGAGGCCTGTATTCTGGCCCGGAAGCCAGGCATCTGTCAGGTAGAGTACCAGGATGGGGAAACCGTCGATATTAAAGTGATTGAGGACGACGGCACCATTAGTGAATATCCGCTCCTACCGGGGCAAAATGCCATGGTGGCTGATGAACAGCGGGTCAATGTGGGTGATCCCCTCACCGATGGCCCGGCCAACCCCCACGAAATTTTGGAGGTTTTCTTCAACTACTACGTGGATAACTCGGGCTGTTATGAAGCTTCCCTGCGGGGCCTACAAGCGGCCCAGAAATTTCTGGTGGATCAAGTGCAAATGGTTTATCAGTCCCAGGGGATTGACATTGCGGACAAACATATCGAAGTGATTGTGCGTCAAATGACCTCCAAAGTCCGGGTTGATGATGGGGGCGATACCACTATGTTGCCGGGGGAATTTGTGGAACTGCGCCAAATTGAGCAGGTCAACGAGGCCATGGCCATTACAGGTGCCGCCCCTGCCCGCTATACCCCTGTCCTGATGGGGATTACCAAGGCCTCTCTGAATACGGACAGCTTCATTAGTGCGGCCTCCTTCCAAGAAACAACGCGCGTCCTCACGGAAGCGGCCATCGAAGGAAAATCGGACTGGCTACGGGGCCTGAAGGAAAACGTGATCATTGGTCGCCTAATTCCCGCAGGCACTGGTTTTAGTACCCAAGAAGAGGCCCTGACGTTGGTGGAAGCCACGGAGGAACCTAGCTATAGCCGTAATAATACTTACAGTTTGCCGGAGCCCGTGGAACCGCCGCCTAGCCGCTCGGCCCGTCTCCGGGTAGAAGACCTCGATAGTGATGAGCACATGGTTCTCGACGATAATATTGCTCGGGCCTACACCGGCCGGGAGTTTAACAGCGAGGACGAAGATGACTTCGCCGAAGAGTACGACACCGATGAGGATGATTTTGAGGAGGATAGCTAAGGCCTAATTTCCTGCTATGGATAAACAGCGCCTAGACCTTCTACTGGTAGAACGTCAATTGTGCGAGTCTCGGGCAGTGGCCCAACGGCTCATTCGTGCCGGAGAAGTCAAGGTCAACCAGCGGGTACTCGACAAGCCAGGTACTGAAGTGGCTCGGAATGCCCGGCTGGAACTGGTGCAAAAGCCCCCCTTTGTCTCACGGGGCGGTGAAAAGCTGGCTAAGGCCCTACGCCAGTTCTCCATTTCTGTGGAAGGTCGAGTCTGCTTAGATGGGGGTATTTCCACCGGCGGCTTTACGGATTGTCTGTTACAGGCCGGTGCAGCCCTTGTCTATGGTGTGGATGTGGGCTACGGCCAGGTGGCCTGGAAACTCCGCCAAGACCCCCGGGTTATTCTGTGGGAACGGGCTAACTTTCGACATCTGACCCCCAGTCAACTATACGGTGATCAACCCCCTGCCGACCTCGGGGTGATGGACTTATCTTTCATTTCCTTGACTAAAGTTATGGACTCCCTCTGGTCGCTGCTACAGTCGCCCCGAGAAGTAATTCTTTTGGTGAAGCCCCAGTTTGAAGTGGGAAAAAGCAAGGTGGGGAAAAAGGGGGTTGTGCGGAGTAGCCTTGACCAGGCCGGTGCGATCCAAAGTGTGCTGGTAGCAGCCCAGGGCCAGGGCTGGGGCTACCAGGGCCTGACCCATTCCCCCATTACTGGCCCGGCCGGTAACGTCGAATATTTGCTTTGGTTATCCGAAGCAGAAACCCAGGAAGTCCCTTCCCTCAAAACCCTAGAAATCTATACTGAGGAGGCTATCGCGTCTTTTCAGTCTCCCATAGCAACCCAGCCATCTTAATTGGAGCTAATTAGGGTTTGGTGCGCTGGTTTTTCATCTGGAGAATGGTGGTGGGGCGTATGGATTTGTTCCGGGAGGGGCGGCTTAGCGTGGGTATCTAGGTGGATCTGAATTTTTGGGCCAGAGCTGGCTAAACGGATAATCATGCCATCAACGACGGGAGCACTGCTAATCGATTGCCCATCAACATAAGTCCCGTTGGCCCCAATATTCACGGCTTCCCAACCCTCTTGTCCGTGGCGTAGTTCCAGGTGGTGGCGAGAAACAACGGCACTGTAGAGAATGACGTTATTATCAGTCGCTCGTCCGATGCGAATGACAGATTCCGTCGAAAAAGTCCAGTTTTGGACAGGAACCGCTTTGCCTGGGAGGAGTAGGGTCAGAGTGATCGCTGACATGGGTACGCACGCAAGAATATGCCTAAATTATACCGCTCTCCCTTGGATTCCGTTGCAAGGGTCTAGTTTTTCGCAATTCTTCTAACAATAGGCTAAATGGCGGCCTTTTTTCCTCCAGATTTTTTAAACAAATACCCATTAATATAAGTCATTAACTTTTGTAATTTTTTCCTAAGCTCGCCCTGTTCCCGCATGCATCAGTCGTCCCCCCCCTCCGCTACTCATCCTGTTTCCCGTCGCACTGCGCTTAAGTTACTGGGCGTGGGAACTGTCGGTGGAGCCCTGGGCTACTCTCGTTTGGCTAAGCCCCAACCTGCCCGTTATCAACTCGACCGTTTGGCCCTGCCCACTCAACTCAGCCAGCCGAAATCCGTGGTGGTGGTAGGGGCCGGATTAGCGGGTCTTGCCAGTGCCTACGAGCTAAGCCAACGAGGCTTTCAAGTAACCCTACTGGAAAAATCTCCCAACCTTGGCGGTAAAATTGCGGGTTGGCCAATTCAGGTGGGTGAAGAAACCTTTCAAATGGAACATGGTTTCCACGGCTTTTTCCCTCAGTACTATAACCTGAAGAGCATTGTCCAGGAACTGTCCATTAGCGAGAATTTCCGTTCCCTCGACTTCTATTCCCTAGTCTTTCGCGAGGGCTACGCGCCAGAAGTTTTCCGTCCTAGTCATTCCGCCTTTCCCTGGAATATCGTTGACCTGGGTATTTCTTCCCCCAACCGCCTACGCTGGGGTATTAATCTCACCAAACTAGCCCATCTCCAGGTGTTTCGAGCCATTACCGGCTTCCAGATTCCCAAAAGCTATAACCAATACGATAATATCTCCGTGGCGGACTGGGTCGCCCAGGGATTTCCCCAAGGCCTGTACGACCTCTACTTTCTTCCCTTCGCCAAATCCAGTCTTAATGCCCCAGACGTTTTAAGCACAGGGGAATTACTACAATTTTTCCATTTCTACTTCTTTGGCAACCCCGAGGGCCTGGCCTTCAACGGCACCAAGGATGATATGGTCACCAGCCTGGTGATGCCCATTGTACGGGCCATCGAGGCTAAGGGGGGACGGGTGATTACGGAGGCAACCGTGAGTGAGATGATCTGCCAGGACGATCGTATTACCTCCCTCACCTACCAACAGGGCGATGCCATCACTAATGTGCCTTTTTCCGTGACTGAAAATACGTTACTCAGTACAAAAAGCACTACTTATTATGGTGCAGGAGATCGAGTCTATTTGGCAGAAAGGGACGGCACCGAGGCTCTTTCCCTCACCTGTTCCCACCAGGGTTGTACCGTGGCTAAACAGCAAGACGGCAAGTTTATTTGCCCCTGCCATGGCGCGGTGTACGATGAGCAGGGCCACGTTCTCCAGGGGCCAGCCAAGCGCAATTTAACGCGCTTCAAAGTTCAGAAAACCGCAGACCAGAGCGCTGAGTTGGTGGCCCTCCAGGCCAAGACCCCGAGCCAACAGGAAACCCTGACGGCGGATTACTACGTGTTGGCGGCGGATGTGATTGGCATGAAGCATCTTTTTGAGCGGGTTCAGGGAAACGTTAACCCGGCCCTTGTCCAGCAAATTCAACAATTGGCCCTGGCAGACCCCTTTGCCGTAGCGCGGTTTTGGTTTGACCGCGATTTTCCCTGGCAACATAGTGATTTTGCCTCCCTATCGGGCTATCGACTAACGGATAGCATTACCCTCTACCACCGCATTCAGACCCAATTTATTGACTGGGCCCAACGCACGGGCGGCAGCGTGGTCGAACTCCATGCCTACTGCTACAAGGAAAAGGAATTTCCTACCCAAGAAGCACTCCTGACCACCTTCGAGCAGGAACTCTACGAAATTGTGCCGGAATTGCACGGGGCCACGGTTTTACACCGGGAATTGGTCAATCAAAAGAATTTTTCGGGCTTTCCGCCCGCTAGCTATCATAACCGACCCGCCACCGAAACCCCAGTTCAGAATCTTTTCTTCGCGGGGGATTGGGTTAAAATGCCCTTTCCCTGTGGCCTGATGGAACGGGCGGTGAGTAGTGGTCTATTGGCGGCCAATGGCGTTTGCCATGGGGAAGGCCTGCAACGGCGAGAACTGCTGACGGTAATGCCAGAAGGGGTTTTGCAAATTTGAAGTGTGGCGATGATTACGCAGTTGGGCTGGAGATGAGACTTATGGGGTAGTCTGATTAGGTGGTATTTGTTGCCTAGTCTGTCTATGTCCCCTGCGCCTACAATCCAACTTCCCACCTTTAGCGATGCGAGTTCTGTTCTGCAACCTTGGGAGGGCCTGGCCCCAACGGAGCGAGAATCTCTTCAAGCCGGCCTGGCCGCTGGCGTAATTCCGTATCATTGCTTGGCCCCGGTTAGTGTTGAGGATGCGGCCCAAGTGATTGGCCAGGCTACGGCCCAGGGCCTGGCCCTATTACCCTGCGGTAATGGCACTAAACTCCAATGGGGAGGCCCGGTACGGTCGGCGGATTGGGTGCTCAGTAGTCGTCAGCTTAATCGTATTGTGGAATATGCGGCGGCGGATTTGACGGTGACGGCGGAAGCGGGAGTTCGTTTAGCGGATCTCCAGGCCTTTTTGGCCCCCCAGGGCCAGTTTTTACCCCTCGATCCCAGTTACGATGATCGGGCTACCCTCGGTGGCATTATGGCCACAGGAGATGCGGGGAGTTGGCGGCAACGCTATGGTGGCGTTAGGGATTTGGTGTTGGGATTTTCCTTTTTGCGTTGGGATGGCAAGCTGGCTAAGGCCGGTGGCAAGGTGGTTAAAAATGTCGCTGGCTATGATCTGATGAAACTCTTCGTTGGCTCCTACGGTACCCTGGGCTTTATTACCCAGATGAGCCTCAGGCTCTATCCCCGGCCCCCCGTCTCCCAAACCCTCCTCTTGACAGCCACGGAACAGGGGGCCTTAGCGCGTTTGGCCCAGGCCCTGCTCACCTCGGGCTTGACGCCCACGGCGGCGGATCTGTTGTCTCCCCAGTTAATGCAGGCCCTTGGTCTAGGAATACATCTGGGCCTACTGGTGCGCTTCCAAAATATTCCCGAAGGGGTGGCGGAACAGAGTGATCGCCTGCAACACCTGGCCCAGGCCCTTGACCAGGCCCCCCAGATTTGGCAAGGGGAATCGGAACAAGACCTATGGCAACGATTGAAAAGGACAATGACGGTGGCCCCCAGGGCCACGAGCGTCACCTGTAAAATAGGAGTCATGCCTAGTCAAGCGGTGAACTTTTTACAGCAATTACCCGGTTGGGGCCAAATCCACCTGGGAACCGGCCTGGGGCGCCTCACCTTTGACCAAGGGATAGACCCGGCGGCCCTCCAGCGACAGCGGATTTTGTGCCAAAATTATCGCGGCTTTTTAAGTATTTTAGAATCCCCTGCCTCCTACAAAACCCAGCTTGATCCCTGGGGCTACGACGGCAATGCCCTAGACCTCATGGGCCGTTTGAAGCAACAATTTGATCCCCAGCAATGCTTTAGTCCGGGTCGTTTTGTCGCCGGGATTTAGCGTTTTTCCTATCCAACCCTTTACTAAGCTAATGCCCAATTCTGACGCCCCGACCACTGGCTTTGATGCCCATAATCCCCCTGCCCAGGCGCTGATGGATAGTTGCGTCCACTGCGGTTTTTGTCTATCTACCTGTCCGAGCTATCGGGTAATTGGCAAGGAAATGGATTCGCCCCGGGGCCGGATTTATTTGATGAATGGCATTACCCAAGGTCAGGCCAGTCTAGATGAAACCACCAGCGCCCATTTTGATACTTGTCTGGGTTGTTTAGCCTGCGTGAGTACCTGTCCTTCAGGTGTTCAGTACGACCGTCTGTTGGCGGCGACGCGGCCCCAGGTGGAACGCAATGTACCCCGTTCCTGGCGAGACCGCTGGTTTCGAGGCCTGCTGTTTAATCTGTTTCCCTATCCCCAACGCCTCCGTCTCCTGCTACCGTTTTTCTGGTTGTACCAAACCCTTGGCCTGCAGAAACTCGTTCGAGCCAGTGGCCTATTGCAACGCTTTTTTCCCCGTCTAGCGGCCATGGAAGCTATTTTGCCCCGCGTCACGCCCCAGTCCTTTCGGGCAGACTATCCTGAAACGATTCCGCCCCAGGGCCAACAACGCTACCGGGTGGGTTTAATTCTCGGCTGTGTCCAACAACTCTTTTTTGACCCCGTCAATGCGGCCACAGTACGAGTACTAACCGCGAATGGCTGTGAAGTGGTCATTCCACCGAACCAAGGCTGTTGTGCGGCCCTACCGGCTCACCAAGGCCAGGAACAACAGGCCCAGGCCCTCGCCTGCCAAATGATTGATCGGTTTGAAGACAAGGCCCTGGATTACATCATCATCAACGCGGCGGGATGTGGCCATACCCTCAAGGAATACCATCACATTTTGGCCGATGATCTTGTCTATGCCGCCAAGGCCCAAGCCTTCGTGGCCAAGGTACGAGACGTTCACGAATTTCTGGCTGAAGTGGGGCTCACAACCCCTTTACATGCTCTGGCAGAGGAACCTCTACCCCTGGTTTACCAAGATGCCTGCCACCTGCTCCATGGCCAAAAAATCAGCCTGCAACCCCGACAGCTCCTGGGCCAAATTCCGGGGGTTGTCCTCAAGGAACCCATCGATGCGGCCCTCTGTTGCGGCAGTGCGGGGATCTACAACATGCTCCAGCCGAATGTTGCCGCAGAACTAGGCCAGCAAAAAGTCCGTAATCTATTACAGACCGGAGCTAAGGTGATTGCTTCCCCTAATCCGGGCTGTTCTCTACAAATTCAGCGTTATTTAACGGCCCAAGGAGCATCAGTACCCCTTTTGCATCCGATACAATTATTGGATTATGCTATTCGTGGTTTGGTCTTGGCTCAAGGCCCCCACTAGAGAGCTTTTCGGTTTTTTAAATGCTAGAGGCCTGAACATCATCTAGACCTTTTACCTACCACCACGCTCAAGCGGGTTAGGATAGAGTCATCGTCGGAGTCCAATAATGCCAGACTTTCAGACCTTTATCACTATCCTGACGGCCCTGTTGGTCTTTCTTCTAGGGATTTTCCTGAAATATGATACCCTCTACCTCAGAAACTACCAAATCCACTTCCCCCAATGGGCCGGCCTCGTCCTCGCCGGGGCTACTTTCTCGCTTGTGGTCTTGGATCAACTCCTACGGGGGTTTGTCCGACTTGAGGAGATACAACGCCGAGATGAGGAAGAGCAACGAAGAATTAAGCAAGCAGAACGCGAGACTCGCCGAACTCGAATCGAAACTCGATATCGTATTGCAGTTATCCGATACCAACTCGACCCCAGTGACCTCCACCGACGACAACTAGCCGATTTACTGGCCCTGCTCCAGGAATACCAAGATACGCTCTAGGCCTATCTGTATTTGTCGATTTCTTCTTTACTCAAGCGGGTTAGGATAGGGCCATCGTCGGAATTCAATAATGCCAGACTTTCAGACTTTTATTACTATCCTGACGGCCCTGTTGGTCTTTCTTCTCGGGATTTTCCTGAAATATGACACCCTCTACCTCAGAAACTACCAAATCCACTTCCCCCAATGGGCCGGCCTCGTCCTCGCCGGGGCTACTTTCTCGCTTGTGGTCTTGGATCAACTCCTACGGGGGTTTGTCCGACTTGAGGAAATACAATGCCGAGATGAGGAAGCTCGACGAAAAGATGAGGAAGCTCGACGAAGAGAAGAGGATGCAGTACGAGCAAAGAATGAGCGCCTTGAGACAGCAGAACGCGAGACTCGCCGAACTCGAATCGAAACTCGATATCGTATTGCGCTCCTCCAATTCCAACTCGACCCCAGCGGCCTCCACCGACGACAATTAGCCGATCTGCTGGCCCTGCTTCAGGAATACCAAGATACGCTTTAGTCCAGCAGGGCCTATTTCTTCTTTACTCAAGCGGGTTAGGATAGGGCCATCGTCGGAATTCAATAATGCCAGACTTTCAGACCTTTATTACTATCCTGACGGCCTTACTGG contains:
- the rpoB gene encoding DNA-directed RNA polymerase subunit beta; amino-acid sequence: MTNSARSLLPDLIEIQHASFRWFLEEGLIEELNSFSPISDYTGKLELHFLGKDYKLKQPKYDVDEAKRRDASYSVQVYVPTRLVNKETGEIKEQEVFIGDLPLMTERGTFIINGAERVIVNQIVRSPGVYYKKELDKNGRRTYSASLIPNRGAWLKFETDKNGLVWVRIDKTRKLSAQVLLKAIGLGDNEILDSLRHPEFYQKTLDKEGNPTEEEALIELYKKLRPGEPPTVSGGQQLLDSRFFDPKRYDLGRVGRYKINKKLRLNEPDTTRVLTPKDILAAIDYLINLEFDIGSTDDIDHLGNRRVRSVGELLQNQIRVGLNRLERIIRERMTVSESDMLTPAALVNPKPLVAAIKEFFGSSQLSQFMDQTNPLAELTHKRRISALGPGGLTRERAGFAVRDIHPSHHGRICPVETPEGPNAGLIGSLATCARVNAYGFIETPYYRVENGRVRRDLAPVYLTADEEDDMRVAPGDISTDLEGTILGESVPIRYRQEFSTTTPEQVDYVAVSPVQIVSVATSLIPFLEHDDANRALMGSNMQRQAVPLLRPERPLVGTGLEAQAARDSGMVIVSRTHGVVTYVDATEIRVQSRDPNNPDVVGSLQTYYLQKYQRSNQDTCLNQRPLVYVGEDVVPGQILADGSATEGGELALGQNILVAYMPWEGYNYEDAILISERLVYDDIYTSIHVEKFEIEARQTKLGPEEITREIPNVGEDSLRNLDEQGIIRTGAWVESGDILVGKVTPKGEADQPPEEKLLRAIFGEKARDVRDNSLRVPNGEKGRVVDVRVFTREKGDELPPGANMVVRVYVAQKRKIQVGDKMAGRHGNKGIISRILPIESMPYLPDGRPVDIVLNPLGVPSRMNVGQVFECLLGWAGENLGVRFKITPFDEMYGAEASRETVHGLLGDASQKPGKNWVFDPDNAGKITVYDGRTGEPFDRPVTVGQAYMLKLVHLVDDKIHARSTGPYSLVTQQPLGGKAQQGGQRFGEMEVWALEAYGAAYILQELLTVKSDDMQGRNEALNAIVKGKPIPRPGTPESFKVLMRELQSLGLDIAVHKVELSEDGSSRDVEVDLMIDTQRRAPSRPTYESLNTDDLEEEEV